From the Vibrio algarum genome, one window contains:
- the pntA gene encoding Re/Si-specific NAD(P)(+) transhydrogenase subunit alpha: protein MQIGVPREILAGETRVAATPKTVEQLIKLGFDVSVESEAGVLASFDNAAFELAGATVTTSEEIWNADLILKVNAPSDNEIEMLKEGASLISFIWPAQNAELMEKLSSKNINVMAMDAVPRISRAQALDALSSMANIAGYRAVVEAAHEFGRFFTGQITAAGKVPPAKVLVAGAGVAGLAAIGAAGSLGAIVRAFDVRPEVKEQVQSMGAEFLEVDFEEDTGAGDGYAKEMSEEFNKKAEELYAAQAKDVDIIVTTALIPGRPAPKLITKEMVDSMKAGSVIVDLAAANGGNCEYTVADKVVTTANGVKIVGYTDMVGRLPTQSSQLYGTNLVNLIKLLCKEKDGNIDIDFEDVVLRGVTVVKEGEVTWPAPPIQVSAQPQAKVEEVAKPEPKVEEPASPVKKIAGIAVAVGAFAWVASVAPAEFLAHFTVFVLACVVGYYVVWNVSHALHTPLMSVTNAISGIIVVGALLQIGQGNTVVSVLSFIAVLIASINIFGGFTVTRRMLEMFRKD from the coding sequence ATGCAAATTGGTGTACCTAGAGAAATACTCGCGGGTGAAACTCGCGTTGCAGCAACACCTAAAACGGTAGAGCAGCTTATCAAACTGGGGTTTGACGTCTCAGTTGAATCAGAAGCCGGCGTTTTGGCTAGCTTTGATAATGCAGCATTTGAATTAGCAGGAGCGACGGTCACTACTAGTGAAGAGATTTGGAACGCAGATCTAATCCTAAAGGTGAATGCTCCTTCAGATAACGAAATTGAAATGCTCAAAGAAGGCGCAAGCCTTATTAGCTTTATTTGGCCAGCGCAGAACGCTGAGTTAATGGAAAAGCTATCAAGTAAAAATATCAACGTTATGGCCATGGATGCGGTACCGCGTATTTCTCGTGCACAAGCGTTAGATGCACTTAGCTCAATGGCGAACATTGCGGGATACAGAGCGGTTGTAGAAGCTGCTCATGAATTTGGCCGTTTCTTCACGGGTCAAATTACGGCTGCTGGTAAAGTACCACCAGCGAAAGTTCTTGTCGCTGGTGCTGGTGTTGCTGGATTAGCAGCTATCGGTGCAGCAGGTAGCTTAGGCGCGATTGTAAGAGCGTTCGATGTTCGCCCAGAAGTAAAAGAGCAAGTACAGTCTATGGGTGCTGAATTCCTAGAAGTCGATTTCGAGGAAGATACAGGCGCTGGAGATGGCTACGCTAAAGAGATGTCGGAAGAGTTTAACAAGAAAGCGGAAGAACTTTATGCCGCTCAAGCTAAAGATGTCGATATCATTGTTACAACCGCGTTGATACCTGGACGCCCAGCTCCAAAGCTTATCACCAAAGAGATGGTGGATAGCATGAAAGCGGGCAGTGTTATTGTTGACCTTGCTGCGGCTAATGGCGGAAACTGCGAATACACTGTCGCGGATAAAGTTGTGACTACGGCTAACGGCGTAAAAATCGTTGGTTATACCGACATGGTTGGACGTTTGCCAACTCAATCTTCTCAGCTTTATGGCACAAACTTAGTTAACTTAATTAAGCTTTTATGTAAAGAGAAAGACGGTAACATCGATATTGACTTTGAAGATGTTGTACTTCGAGGTGTTACTGTTGTTAAAGAAGGTGAAGTTACGTGGCCAGCACCACCAATTCAAGTTTCTGCTCAACCACAGGCCAAAGTGGAAGAAGTTGCAAAACCTGAACCCAAAGTCGAAGAACCTGCGTCGCCAGTTAAGAAGATCGCTGGTATTGCTGTAGCTGTTGGTGCATTCGCATGGGTAGCTAGCGTTGCACCTGCTGAATTTTTAGCTCATTTTACCGTTTTCGTTTTGGCTTGTGTTGTTGGTTATTATGTAGTCTGGAATGTATCCCATGCACTACATACTCCTTTAATGTCGGTAACGAATGCAATTTCAGGGATTATCGTAGTAGGAGCGCTACTACAAATTGGACAAGGAAATACGGTCGTATCTGTGCTTTCCTTTATTGCCGTATTGATAGCAAGCATAAATATATTTGGTGGCTTTACCGTGACCAGACGCATGCTTGAAATGTTTCGTAAAGACTAA
- a CDS encoding Solitary outer membrane autotransporter beta-barrel domain gives MKALKSIIFLSFLCFGFVSNGWSNALQRNLEHTFAASVVLTDSDAFTFGISDFNPNNVFNFENDDLGDARSIDLRQRLSVLTVPFSQDWSNKEDTFHSVDFKVSMLKVEQDIDFSVIEPTANSHTFEENVYGGYVGYKYHEQLTENWFVKYGIGSHLLYYTNSFDYNDELSRAYRTSLDGVAYNTSAWAFLVEPSIKVGYKKDVDWGNWQITSRLNYFTGTGWGQANNGDIGEPENTRWINQVEAYYDVIEWEGMIQSVFASFKRVDLHGDSTEPLGTSYYYELTGGWLITPPFATTLIDNVGIGLSLNYGSALKGGSIVLYFNQD, from the coding sequence ATGAAAGCATTAAAATCGATTATATTTTTATCCTTTCTATGCTTTGGCTTTGTGAGTAACGGCTGGTCAAATGCATTGCAGCGTAATTTGGAACATACATTTGCAGCTTCTGTAGTATTGACTGATAGCGATGCATTTACGTTCGGTATCAGCGATTTTAATCCTAATAATGTTTTTAATTTCGAGAATGATGATCTAGGAGATGCTCGGTCTATAGATTTACGTCAAAGGCTTAGCGTTTTGACGGTTCCGTTTAGTCAGGATTGGTCGAATAAAGAAGACACTTTTCATAGTGTTGATTTTAAGGTGTCGATGCTGAAAGTAGAGCAAGATATCGATTTCTCGGTGATTGAACCGACCGCTAATTCACACACATTCGAAGAAAATGTCTATGGCGGTTATGTCGGTTATAAATATCATGAACAATTGACTGAAAACTGGTTTGTAAAATACGGGATTGGTAGTCATCTACTTTATTATACAAACTCATTTGATTATAACGATGAGCTGTCTAGAGCATACAGAACTAGCTTGGACGGTGTTGCGTATAACACGAGTGCATGGGCGTTTTTAGTCGAACCTTCTATTAAGGTTGGCTACAAAAAAGACGTCGATTGGGGAAACTGGCAAATCACCTCGCGATTAAACTATTTTACTGGCACTGGTTGGGGGCAAGCGAATAATGGTGATATTGGTGAGCCTGAAAATACGCGTTGGATAAATCAAGTAGAGGCATACTACGACGTGATTGAATGGGAAGGTATGATTCAATCGGTTTTTGCTAGTTTTAAACGTGTTGATTTACATGGTGACTCAACAGAACCTTTAGGTACAAGCTATTACTATGAACTAACAGGAGGTTGGTTAATTACACCTCCATTTGCAACAACACTTATTGACAACGTAGGTATAGGTCTAAGCTTAAATTACGGTAGTGCACTTAAAGGCGGTAGCATCGTTTTGTACTTTAACCAAGATTAA
- a CDS encoding DUF1499 domain-containing protein — MIYKIALVLIVVLVAFMFYKNNVTPSYIGVADGQLSPMPSSPNAVSSQTDVEDKKVAPFTFNSIDDAKKNVKRVFAQLPSNSVELEREDYLHVIFTTETMKFHDDVELYFDEKNKLIHYRSQSRVGYSDRGLNKARYEQFSELYNGLK; from the coding sequence ATGATATATAAAATAGCTCTCGTTTTGATCGTCGTTTTAGTCGCATTTATGTTTTATAAAAACAACGTAACGCCATCTTACATAGGTGTAGCAGATGGGCAACTATCCCCTATGCCATCTTCACCGAATGCCGTATCGAGCCAAACAGATGTTGAAGATAAAAAAGTGGCCCCATTTACATTTAACAGTATTGATGACGCGAAGAAAAATGTAAAACGCGTTTTTGCTCAGTTACCTAGTAACAGTGTTGAGTTGGAACGAGAAGATTATCTGCACGTTATTTTTACAACTGAAACGATGAAGTTTCATGATGACGTTGAACTTTATTTTGACGAAAAAAACAAACTTATCCACTATCGTTCACAATCTCGCGTAGGGTACAGCGATCGAGGACTAAACAAGGCGCGTTACGAACAATTTTCAGAACTGTATAATGGCTTGAAATAG
- a CDS encoding GGDEF domain-containing protein — translation MSFIHSNLFRLILPLILTVIIFIGLNNITLLVQANITLASQMPYFLFAICILLCQSFNQGRMGMVAVAMAVAYWVIQTRLQSSLSTGTTKIEFLLLAFTFPTACISVYLFPEKRFFTMSSVLYVSIVAILFGWGAITVEYVNNNGINDTWQNILFIIPEVSLLPFIIILYSLLLVFLFAILILRNNRPIDVAVYSSLCISTFTFVFFQYPFISSILFSLGGILLAVGVITTSHELAYVDQLTNIPGRRALDTELKHLGKKYTLAMLDVDHFKKFNDTYGHDTGDDVLKLVASLLNETNGNAKVYRYGGEEFTILFKNKYQDQAIDYLEELREKIAEYDIILRNRSDRPKNDKTGEKKRGHSERSNSVRVTISIGVADSSESRNTQHVLKAADEALYRAKKSGRNKVSV, via the coding sequence ATGTCGTTTATTCATTCCAACTTATTTAGACTCATACTCCCGCTGATTTTAACCGTTATTATCTTCATTGGGTTGAATAATATAACGTTATTGGTGCAGGCAAACATTACATTAGCCAGTCAAATGCCATACTTCTTATTTGCCATATGTATATTACTGTGCCAAAGCTTCAATCAAGGTCGCATGGGTATGGTTGCTGTCGCAATGGCTGTTGCCTATTGGGTTATTCAAACTCGACTTCAAAGTTCTTTGTCGACTGGTACAACAAAAATCGAGTTTCTGTTATTAGCCTTCACATTTCCTACTGCTTGCATTAGCGTTTACCTTTTCCCAGAAAAGCGTTTTTTTACAATGTCGAGTGTGCTTTACGTTAGTATTGTCGCCATATTGTTTGGTTGGGGAGCTATAACGGTTGAATATGTTAATAACAACGGAATCAATGACACTTGGCAAAATATCCTGTTTATCATTCCAGAGGTTTCACTACTACCCTTTATCATTATTCTTTATAGCCTCCTTTTAGTTTTTCTTTTTGCCATATTGATACTAAGAAATAATCGTCCTATTGATGTGGCGGTATATTCTAGCCTTTGTATATCAACGTTTACATTTGTCTTCTTTCAATACCCCTTTATATCAAGCATTTTGTTTTCTCTAGGTGGCATATTGCTAGCTGTTGGCGTAATTACTACTAGCCACGAACTGGCTTATGTTGATCAACTTACCAACATTCCAGGTCGTAGAGCCTTGGATACAGAGCTAAAACATCTTGGTAAAAAATATACGTTAGCCATGCTAGATGTAGACCATTTCAAGAAGTTTAATGACACTTATGGACACGATACTGGTGATGACGTACTTAAACTCGTAGCCTCATTGTTAAACGAAACGAATGGCAACGCTAAGGTATATAGGTACGGCGGGGAAGAATTCACCATTTTATTCAAGAATAAATATCAAGACCAAGCAATAGATTATCTAGAAGAACTTAGAGAAAAGATTGCCGAATACGACATTATTTTGCGTAACCGCAGTGATAGACCAAAAAATGATAAGACAGGCGAGAAAAAACGCGGTCACTCGGAGCGTTCTAATAGCGTTAGGGTTACTATCAGTATAGGTGTAGCAGATAGTTCTGAAAGTAGAAATACTCAGCATGTATTAAAAGCCGCCGACGAAGCCTTGTATCGGGCCAAGAAAAGTGGCCGAAATAAGGTGTCAGTTTAA
- a CDS encoding HlyU family transcriptional regulator translates to MFSKLFGSNSKGAVTKQVEPVEYEGFLIYQEAKAESGQYRVAGRITKEAGGEIKEHTFIRSDVVGSEQDANDLMLNKAKMFIDQMRGEIF, encoded by the coding sequence ATTTTTTCTAAGTTGTTTGGTTCGAATAGCAAAGGTGCTGTGACCAAGCAAGTTGAACCAGTAGAATATGAAGGTTTTTTAATTTACCAAGAGGCCAAAGCTGAATCGGGCCAATATAGAGTCGCAGGGCGCATCACTAAAGAGGCAGGCGGAGAGATTAAAGAGCATACTTTTATACGCTCAGATGTCGTTGGATCCGAGCAAGATGCAAACGATCTAATGCTAAATAAGGCTAAGATGTTTATAGATCAGATGCGTGGTGAAATTTTCTGA
- a CDS encoding late competence development ComFB family protein yields the protein MQISVDVHNYMETLVGAILASDEYTSKYDNEQLADLACLALNQLRPVYIRHDIDFLSRLAEERLLVFRQQTEVAIEAAESLIKDDRRAVREDEDISEYSLDMTEEENDNRELEWFEKPILTKK from the coding sequence ATGCAAATAAGTGTTGATGTGCATAACTATATGGAGACGTTAGTAGGAGCAATCCTTGCAAGCGACGAGTATACAAGTAAGTATGATAACGAACAGTTAGCGGATTTGGCTTGCCTGGCTTTAAATCAACTGAGGCCGGTTTATATTCGCCATGATATCGACTTTTTATCGCGTCTTGCGGAAGAGCGACTACTCGTATTTAGACAACAAACAGAAGTGGCTATTGAAGCTGCTGAAAGTCTTATTAAAGATGATCGTCGTGCTGTTCGAGAAGATGAAGACATATCAGAATATTCTCTCGATATGACTGAAGAAGAAAACGATAACCGAGAGTTAGAATGGTTTGAAAAACCAATCTTAACGAAAAAATAA